The Fusobacterium sp. region AGCTATATTTTGAAAAGGAAAATATAGCTTTAGAAACATAGATCAGCTTGAGAATTATAAGGTTTGTTCTCAATTTGATCTTTTTTAATTAAAATAGTTTAAAAAATACATATTTTAACAGTCAAACCTTTTCTATTGACAAATTTTTCTTTTTTGATATAATGTATTATATAAAATGAGGGAAGAAAGATTTTGTTTCATTGGGAGGGATAGTTATGTTATCATTAGCTTTTGCTGAACCTAATAAAGAATTAATTATAAAAGATATAAAAGGAACAGGATGTTGCAAAGGAAAACTTCTTGAAAAAGGGTTTTGTGTAGGAAATAAAGTCTGTGTTTTAAGAGATGGAACAGATTCTATAGTTGTAAAAATAAATAGCAGTAAATATGCCCTTAATTTTGGATTAGCAAATAAAATATTTGTAGAAAATAAATAAAATATAAGCATGCAGCCTATATAGGCTGCTATTCTTTAGAAAAAATACTTTGATTTACAAAAGATTTTTATTTTTAATTATTATATATGGAGGCAGATTATGAAATTGTGTGATTTAAAAAATGGAGAGAAAGCAAAGATTGTGAAGATTGGAAA contains the following coding sequences:
- a CDS encoding FeoA family protein, with amino-acid sequence MLSLAFAEPNKELIIKDIKGTGCCKGKLLEKGFCVGNKVCVLRDGTDSIVVKINSSKYALNFGLANKIFVENK